A genomic region of Candidatus Dormiibacterota bacterium contains the following coding sequences:
- a CDS encoding PQQ-binding-like beta-propeller repeat protein, with amino-acid sequence MKRFAVIVILAAAAFPSSAQTTFHGNNARTGVYATSGPDGPGVLKWTFKAGGPIVTSAAIADGVIYIASLDGHLYAVDQETGKERWNFKSRMGIASSPALAGGTLYFASSAGALVALDGATGAVKWTLATEFERKFEAKNLHGYLSAAQTIPDAWDVFTSSPAVARGKVFFGSGDGNVYAVDAETGVLDWKFPTRDVVHSSPAVDNNTVFIGGWDSHLYALDADTGQEKWSFKTGEDPVIHNQVGFQSSPAVVDGTVYVGCRDAHVYAVDAATGRKRWDYPTSKSWVVGTPAVRDGMVFVGTSDSSRFMALDAKTGRLRFNFDARAYVFSSAALAGGLAYVGAHNGRLYAIDTKTGKLAWTFQTEASRKDPLKVLDADGGLNRQAFTPVFGDFEDMYIDFYRFISVGAILSSPVVDRGVLYVGSMDGNLYALQ; translated from the coding sequence ATGAAACGATTCGCAGTGATCGTGATCCTGGCGGCGGCCGCGTTCCCTTCGTCGGCCCAGACCACCTTTCACGGCAACAACGCGCGAACGGGGGTGTACGCGACCTCCGGCCCGGACGGACCGGGTGTCCTGAAGTGGACCTTCAAGGCCGGCGGACCGATCGTGACGTCCGCCGCCATCGCCGACGGTGTCATCTACATCGCCAGCCTCGACGGGCATCTCTATGCCGTCGACCAGGAGACCGGCAAGGAGAGGTGGAATTTCAAGTCCAGGATGGGAATCGCTTCCTCGCCGGCCCTGGCCGGGGGGACCCTCTATTTCGCATCATCGGCTGGCGCCCTGGTCGCGCTGGACGGCGCGACCGGTGCGGTGAAATGGACCCTCGCCACGGAGTTCGAGAGAAAGTTCGAAGCGAAGAATCTTCACGGATATCTGTCCGCGGCCCAGACCATCCCCGACGCCTGGGATGTCTTCACGTCGTCGCCGGCCGTTGCCCGCGGCAAGGTGTTCTTCGGCAGCGGCGATGGAAACGTCTACGCGGTCGATGCCGAAACCGGCGTGCTCGACTGGAAATTTCCGACGAGGGACGTCGTGCACTCCTCCCCGGCCGTCGACAACAACACCGTCTTCATCGGCGGCTGGGACAGTCATCTCTACGCCCTCGATGCGGACACCGGGCAGGAGAAGTGGTCGTTCAAGACGGGCGAGGACCCCGTCATTCACAACCAGGTCGGCTTCCAGTCATCTCCGGCGGTCGTGGACGGCACGGTGTACGTGGGATGCCGGGACGCACACGTCTATGCGGTCGACGCCGCCACCGGACGCAAGAGGTGGGACTACCCGACGAGCAAGTCGTGGGTGGTCGGAACGCCTGCCGTGCGCGACGGAATGGTGTTCGTGGGAACATCCGACAGCTCCCGCTTCATGGCGCTGGACGCGAAGACGGGACGGCTGCGATTCAACTTCGATGCGAGGGCCTACGTTTTCTCCTCCGCGGCGCTGGCCGGAGGACTCGCCTACGTGGGGGCTCACAACGGCAGGCTCTACGCCATCGACACGAAAACCGGCAAGCTCGCATGGACGTTCCAGACCGAGGCGTCCAGGAAAGACCCGCTCAAGGTGCTCGACGCCGACGGTGGGCTGAACCGGCAGGCCTTTACGCCGGTGTTCGGCGACTTCGAGGACATGTACATCGATTTCTACCGCTTCATATCCGTCGGTGCGATCCTGTCCTCGCCGGTGGTGGACCGGGGCGTGCTCTACGTCGGGAGCATGGACGGCAATCTGTACGCGCTGCAGTAG
- a CDS encoding sialidase family protein, with translation MGSSWKRCPEWQVWKHLPALLLALTVAGCFAASPELTKSGQTGDEKGKKIGTGKSFIAETMVVQAPPAPPGGWDAERVMSGQDDWEPANAVDPVNPNYVYQLTTRYTGPKPCGNCKLPAIVLRRSTDGGATWVEQFLSTSGKAQYDPQIVVASTGWVYAVWLDAFTPGSTFVRSMDRGVTWSTGISWSGNGKKPQWNDKPWLGISRDGQHVYLGFNSSDSYIVSSHDFGASFSAPVKTNSDTRYWFHSGAVVSPSNPMVAWFATSNYSSGNNYNGDSNVEVLKTTNGGVSWSDVHIDTSREVPLCTWAAGCNQGFLGTQAALAIDSAGKLMVVYNSNDTPDVPEQIYFKTSTDGGATWSARTKLSVASAAVNNGFPMAAAHPTTAGDFRVVWQDDRIFSHSGWNTWYKRTTNGGTSWTADVRLSDLTSGAPYKSVNGYAFPYGDYGEIDVDSNGRNYVVWGEGASYTGPGGTWYTRGN, from the coding sequence ATGGGATCGAGCTGGAAGCGATGCCCTGAGTGGCAAGTCTGGAAGCACCTGCCGGCGCTCCTGCTCGCGCTGACGGTCGCCGGATGCTTTGCGGCCAGTCCTGAGCTGACGAAGAGCGGTCAGACGGGAGACGAGAAGGGGAAGAAGATCGGGACCGGGAAATCGTTTATCGCTGAGACGATGGTGGTGCAGGCGCCCCCGGCTCCTCCGGGCGGATGGGACGCGGAGCGGGTCATGAGCGGCCAGGACGACTGGGAGCCGGCGAACGCGGTCGACCCGGTCAATCCGAACTACGTGTACCAGCTGACGACGCGCTATACGGGACCGAAGCCGTGCGGCAACTGCAAGTTGCCCGCAATCGTCCTGCGGCGATCCACGGACGGCGGCGCCACCTGGGTGGAGCAGTTCCTGTCGACCTCAGGCAAGGCGCAATACGACCCGCAGATCGTCGTCGCCTCGACCGGCTGGGTCTACGCGGTGTGGCTCGACGCGTTCACACCCGGCTCCACCTTCGTGAGATCGATGGACCGTGGCGTCACCTGGTCCACGGGTATCTCGTGGTCGGGCAACGGGAAGAAGCCGCAGTGGAACGACAAGCCGTGGCTCGGCATCTCCCGGGACGGCCAGCACGTCTATCTCGGGTTCAATTCCAGCGACAGCTACATCGTTTCGTCGCACGATTTCGGCGCCTCGTTCTCGGCCCCGGTGAAGACGAACAGCGACACGCGCTACTGGTTCCATTCAGGCGCCGTAGTCTCGCCGTCGAACCCCATGGTCGCCTGGTTCGCGACCAGCAATTACTCCAGCGGAAACAATTACAACGGCGATTCCAACGTCGAGGTCCTGAAGACGACGAATGGCGGCGTGTCGTGGTCGGACGTTCATATCGACACGTCGCGTGAAGTCCCCCTCTGTACCTGGGCCGCGGGCTGCAATCAGGGATTCCTGGGGACGCAGGCGGCGCTCGCGATCGACAGCGCCGGAAAGCTCATGGTCGTCTACAACTCTAATGACACTCCGGACGTGCCGGAGCAGATCTACTTCAAGACCTCGACCGACGGCGGCGCGACGTGGTCGGCGCGCACGAAGCTTTCGGTCGCCTCCGCCGCCGTGAACAACGGCTTCCCGATGGCGGCCGCGCACCCGACCACGGCCGGTGATTTCCGCGTGGTCTGGCAGGACGACCGTATCTTCAGCCATAGCGGGTGGAACACCTGGTACAAGCGCACGACGAATGGTGGCACGTCCTGGACCGCCGACGTTCGCCTCTCCGACCTGACCTCGGGTGCGCCGTACAAGAGCGTCAACGGCTACGCGTTCCCGTACGGCGACTACGGCGAGATCGATGTCGATTCGAACGGCAGGAACTACGTCGTCTGGGGTGAAGGGGCCAGCTACACCGGTCCGGGCGGCACCTGGTACACGCGCGGAAATTAG
- a CDS encoding ABC transporter ATP-binding protein/permease produces MTTPAPQEPDGSAPLRSARGGDGDFAVIGALLPYLRPYLGRIVLSLGLILVSKVATLLVPLALKQIVDRLNLERSLLVLPVALLLAYGASRIGVTLFTELRQVVFARVMARTSRQITVKVFRHLHDLSLKFHLDRRTGGVSRDVERGSTAVSDLLDWTLYTIVPTAVEVILVTLLLVWKYDWGFALIILVTLAAYAAWSFLVTEWRTSYYRAAVEADTRANERAVDSLLNYETVKYFNNEAHETARYDESLRRLEDANVLAQKTLALLNSGQTVIVAIGVTAMMWRAAAGVVGGRLTVGDLVLVNAYLLQLSSPLFFLGMMYREVKQSLTNMERLFGLLDQPADVQDRPGAVPLVTHRPHVTFEGVRFGYDARREILHGVDFEIPPGGTVAVVGHSGSGKSTLARLMYRFYDVDDGHIRVDGRDLRDVTQKTLRAAIGIVPQDTVLFNDTILYNIHYGRPEAGREEVEAAARAAHIHDFIVTLPDGYETQVGERGLKLSGGEKQRVAIARALLKNPAILIFDEATSALDSQSEKAIQAELDRIQVGRTTLVIAHRLSTVMGADQILVMDGGRIVERGTHDELLAAGRHYARMWRLQQQERAEEVSSQARV; encoded by the coding sequence ATGACTACACCAGCGCCCCAGGAGCCCGACGGCTCCGCTCCTCTGCGCTCCGCCCGCGGCGGGGACGGCGATTTTGCCGTGATCGGCGCGCTTCTACCCTACCTGCGTCCCTATCTCGGGCGGATCGTCCTGTCGCTCGGACTGATCCTGGTCTCCAAGGTCGCCACCCTCCTCGTGCCGCTGGCGCTGAAGCAGATCGTGGACCGGCTCAACCTCGAGCGGAGTCTCCTGGTGCTCCCGGTCGCCCTGCTCCTGGCGTACGGGGCGTCACGGATCGGCGTCACGCTGTTCACCGAGCTGCGCCAGGTCGTGTTCGCGCGCGTGATGGCGAGGACCTCGCGTCAGATCACCGTGAAGGTCTTCCGCCACCTGCACGATCTGAGCCTGAAGTTTCATCTTGACCGCCGCACGGGCGGTGTGTCGCGCGACGTCGAGCGCGGCAGCACGGCCGTCTCCGATCTCCTCGACTGGACGCTCTACACCATCGTGCCGACCGCCGTGGAGGTCATCCTGGTCACGCTCCTCCTGGTGTGGAAGTACGACTGGGGGTTCGCGCTGATCATCCTGGTGACGCTCGCGGCGTATGCGGCGTGGTCCTTCCTCGTGACCGAGTGGCGCACGTCGTATTACAGAGCCGCGGTCGAGGCGGACACGCGCGCCAACGAGCGGGCGGTCGACTCGCTGCTCAACTACGAGACCGTCAAGTACTTCAACAACGAGGCGCACGAGACCGCCCGCTACGACGAGAGTCTGCGGCGCCTGGAGGATGCCAACGTCCTGGCACAGAAGACGCTGGCGCTGCTCAATTCTGGCCAGACGGTGATCGTGGCGATCGGCGTGACCGCGATGATGTGGCGCGCGGCCGCCGGTGTCGTCGGCGGGCGGCTGACGGTCGGCGACCTCGTGCTGGTCAACGCCTACCTGCTGCAGCTGTCGTCCCCGCTGTTCTTCCTCGGCATGATGTATCGCGAGGTCAAGCAGTCGCTCACCAACATGGAGCGGCTGTTCGGGCTGCTCGACCAGCCCGCCGACGTGCAGGACCGTCCCGGCGCCGTTCCCCTCGTCACGCACCGTCCGCACGTCACCTTCGAGGGGGTCCGTTTCGGCTACGACGCGCGGCGCGAGATCCTGCACGGCGTCGATTTCGAGATCCCGCCCGGGGGGACGGTCGCCGTGGTCGGGCACTCCGGCTCGGGCAAGTCGACTCTGGCGCGACTGATGTACCGCTTCTACGATGTCGACGACGGCCACATCCGCGTCGACGGCCGCGACCTGCGCGACGTCACGCAGAAGACGCTGCGCGCCGCCATCGGGATCGTGCCTCAGGATACCGTGCTGTTCAACGACACGATCCTCTACAACATCCACTACGGCCGTCCCGAGGCCGGCCGCGAGGAGGTCGAGGCGGCCGCGCGCGCCGCCCACATCCATGACTTCATCGTGACGCTACCGGACGGCTACGAGACCCAGGTCGGCGAGCGGGGGCTGAAGCTGTCGGGGGGGGAGAAGCAGCGCGTCGCGATCGCCCGGGCCCTTCTGAAGAACCCCGCGATTCTCATCTTCGACGAGGCGACCTCGGCGCTCGACTCGCAGTCGGAGAAGGCGATCCAGGCCGAGCTCGACCGGATCCAGGTCGGCCGCACGACGCTCGTGATCGCGCACCGCCTGTCCACCGTGATGGGGGCCGACCAGATTCTCGTGATGGACGGCGGCCGGATCGTCGAGCGCGGCACGCACGACGAGCTCCTCGCCGCCGGCCGGCACTACGCGCGGATGTGGCGGCTGCAGCAGCAGGAGCGGGCCGAGGAGGTCTCGTCGCAGGCCCGGGTGTAG
- a CDS encoding protein kinase, whose product MTRILDRIIGRYYRSNMNTGPSDPPPEDDTVPDTGDEVTRTLSGEGATAGSVPLEGEIVGHFRIERGIGAGGSGTVFVAEDLDIPGRRVALKLIRPAGITPDLEALRREAVALAALRHPHILVVHEIGSSRHGPFLVTELMTGGSLARRLARGPLPLGDGLRIGRVVADALRAAHEHHLLHRDIKPANILVQEDGTAKVGDFGLVWRSAVPAGDPTTASTASDLNRGLPTSAGTPLYLAPEAIEGSIPSAAADQFAFGVTLHELLTGRRPFEGRHWASLVLAGHPVVASSLPSDLRRIIRRCLARSASDRFPDMRAVVAALDAATERRDPRRRRFVLLLGATAVVAVAAVLLWAGMRQVNLARARALNEQGRAALERGDRDAARKAFLAAHGADPGYLPACANLGSLAALESNPTWAVTLLDDCAATFPASDVTHYNLGTALRLIGDRPRAEKELRAALTLAGKGAVHPLALNELALLLIESRRPAEAVRLLEGAGSIPHDTVEGAILLKTFGLAWLGSERAGDAAVTLRRALDGPLPEAQRGAALAALGRARELSGDSSGALESYSQALLAGTDGATEETVRAGLSRLQPGTGTSSPHGVSAKPAPTPR is encoded by the coding sequence ATGACGCGGATCTTGGACCGGATCATTGGGCGCTATTATAGGAGCAACATGAACACCGGTCCGTCCGACCCCCCTCCCGAAGACGACACCGTCCCGGACACGGGCGACGAGGTCACGCGCACGCTCTCGGGGGAGGGGGCGACCGCGGGATCCGTCCCCCTCGAAGGAGAGATCGTCGGCCACTTCAGGATCGAGCGCGGCATCGGCGCCGGCGGGTCGGGCACCGTCTTCGTCGCCGAGGACCTCGACATCCCGGGGCGGCGCGTGGCGCTCAAGCTCATCCGGCCGGCGGGCATAACCCCCGACCTCGAGGCGCTGCGCCGCGAGGCCGTAGCGCTCGCGGCTCTGCGTCACCCCCACATCCTCGTCGTGCACGAGATCGGAAGCTCGCGCCACGGCCCCTTCCTCGTCACCGAGCTCATGACCGGCGGGTCGCTCGCCCGGCGCCTGGCGCGCGGACCGCTGCCGCTCGGCGACGGGCTGCGCATCGGACGCGTCGTCGCGGACGCTCTGCGCGCGGCGCACGAGCACCATCTCCTGCACCGCGACATCAAGCCGGCCAACATCCTGGTTCAGGAGGACGGCACGGCGAAGGTCGGGGATTTCGGGCTGGTGTGGCGCAGCGCTGTTCCCGCGGGCGACCCGACGACCGCATCGACCGCGAGCGATCTCAATCGTGGCCTGCCGACCTCCGCGGGGACGCCCCTCTACCTGGCGCCCGAGGCGATCGAAGGGAGCATCCCCTCGGCCGCGGCCGACCAGTTCGCGTTCGGAGTGACGCTGCACGAGCTGTTGACGGGCCGGCGTCCGTTCGAGGGGCGGCACTGGGCCAGTCTGGTGCTCGCTGGGCATCCGGTCGTGGCGTCGAGCTTGCCTTCAGACCTGCGTCGGATCATCAGGCGCTGCCTGGCGCGAAGCGCTTCGGATCGGTTCCCGGACATGCGGGCGGTCGTGGCGGCTCTCGACGCGGCGACCGAGCGGCGCGACCCGCGCCGCCGGCGATTCGTCCTGCTCCTGGGCGCGACGGCGGTCGTGGCGGTGGCCGCCGTTCTTCTCTGGGCAGGGATGCGACAGGTCAACCTCGCGCGCGCCCGCGCCCTCAACGAGCAGGGACGCGCCGCCCTCGAGCGCGGCGACCGTGATGCCGCGCGCAAGGCGTTTCTGGCGGCCCATGGCGCCGACCCCGGCTATCTGCCGGCCTGCGCCAACCTGGGCTCGCTGGCCGCCCTCGAGAGCAACCCGACCTGGGCGGTCACGCTCCTCGACGATTGCGCCGCGACGTTCCCCGCGTCCGACGTGACGCACTACAACCTCGGCACTGCGCTCAGGCTGATCGGCGACCGGCCGCGAGCCGAGAAGGAGCTGCGCGCGGCCCTCACGCTCGCGGGGAAGGGCGCGGTCCACCCTCTGGCGCTCAACGAGCTCGCCCTGCTCCTGATCGAATCGCGGCGTCCGGCCGAGGCGGTGCGTCTCCTCGAAGGGGCCGGGTCGATCCCGCACGATACGGTCGAAGGGGCGATCCTTCTGAAGACGTTCGGGCTGGCCTGGCTCGGCTCGGAGCGTGCCGGTGATGCCGCCGTGACGCTCCGTCGGGCCCTCGACGGTCCGCTTCCGGAGGCTCAGCGCGGCGCGGCGCTGGCGGCGCTCGGCCGGGCCCGCGAGCTCTCGGGCGACTCTTCAGGCGCCCTCGAGTCCTACAGCCAGGCTCTCCTGGCCGGGACCGACGGCGCCACCGAGGAGACAGTCCGCGCCGGCCTGTCGCGCCTGCAGCCGGGGACGGGGACCTCATCTCCCCACGGAGTCTCAGCAAAGCCCGCACCGACCCCCCGATGA
- a CDS encoding protein kinase, translating into MTLSSGSRLGPYEILAPLGAGGMGEVYRARDTRLDRTVAIKILPAHLSDKPMAGERFEREARAISALSHPNICHLYDVGSQDGLRFLVMEYLEGETLADRLGKGPLPLDQFLKCALELCEGLEAAHRSGVVHRDLKPGNIMLTKAGAKLLDFGLAKPSVAADSGGSRLQTMSRSLTAEGSWVGTFQYMSPEQVEGKDVDARSDIFSLGAVLYEMLTGRRAFEGKSQLSVASAVLEKEPASISEAKPMTPQVLDYAIRTCLAKEPERRWQTVRDLAHLLTWIAQSGTRADALAPRAGRRKARERWFFAALAVTVAALLVLGVREARRTPVEENVIRGYIKPMTGSNLLLSDASGLSLSPDGRTLAYVASTPDRKSVLWIRPIESLRAQPLAGTSGAKYPFWSPDGRFVGFFAGGKLKTIEPSGGPALALCDAADGRGGTWNRDGIILFAPSVNSPIHRVSTSGGVSVPVTTLELSKNEISHRWPYFLPDGRHFLFLAGSVFTSTENPTNTILLGSLDSHETRGLMRTHAGAIYASGHILFLRQNTLMAQPLDLTRLELAGDAVPVADPVQEAEIFSRGLFSASENGRLAYVEGRAGAERQLVWYDRSGKQVGTVPGNGAYASPRISPDGKRVLFYLDSGGYDIWTYDIVRGVKTPQTFGSSSAQGNIFPVWSPDGKRIAYTSYHDGKYFLSQKVSDGSSEAEVLLEGIDRYRFPSDWSPDGKTLMYHEGSQGGWSIWVLPLTGDRKPHPFLKIPVSLRDATFSPDGKWVAYCSTESGEYKVYIAPFPGPGGKWLVSSGAGYSPRWRRDGREIFYFSPDNEVMAVDVKPAVNLVEVGTAHPLFETFSYGVFGRFDVTPDGQRFIVPFEPGEPGTAITLVVNWPADLKR; encoded by the coding sequence GTGACGCTGTCATCTGGCTCCCGTCTGGGGCCGTACGAAATCCTCGCGCCGCTCGGCGCCGGGGGGATGGGAGAGGTGTATCGCGCCCGCGACACCCGGCTGGACAGGACCGTCGCGATCAAGATCCTACCGGCCCACTTGTCGGACAAACCGATGGCCGGGGAGAGGTTCGAGCGGGAGGCGCGGGCCATCTCCGCCCTGAGCCACCCGAACATCTGCCACCTTTACGATGTCGGCTCGCAGGACGGACTGCGCTTTCTCGTCATGGAGTACCTGGAGGGGGAGACGCTGGCCGATCGGCTGGGCAAGGGACCGCTGCCGCTGGATCAATTCCTGAAGTGCGCACTCGAGCTGTGCGAGGGGCTGGAAGCGGCGCATCGCAGCGGCGTCGTGCATCGCGATCTCAAGCCCGGAAACATCATGCTGACGAAGGCGGGAGCCAAGCTGCTGGACTTCGGCCTGGCGAAGCCGTCCGTCGCCGCCGACTCGGGGGGCTCCAGGCTGCAGACCATGTCCCGGTCGCTGACAGCCGAAGGGTCCTGGGTGGGAACGTTCCAGTACATGTCGCCCGAGCAGGTCGAAGGAAAGGACGTCGACGCGCGGAGCGACATCTTCTCGCTGGGCGCGGTGCTCTACGAGATGCTGACCGGCAGGCGCGCCTTCGAGGGAAAGAGCCAGCTGAGCGTGGCCTCTGCGGTCCTGGAGAAGGAGCCCGCTTCGATCAGCGAAGCGAAGCCGATGACGCCGCAGGTGTTGGATTACGCCATACGAACCTGCCTGGCCAAGGAGCCGGAGAGACGATGGCAGACGGTCCGGGATCTGGCGCACCTCCTGACCTGGATCGCCCAGAGCGGCACGCGGGCGGACGCCCTCGCGCCGCGGGCCGGTCGCCGGAAGGCACGGGAGCGGTGGTTCTTCGCCGCCCTGGCCGTGACGGTCGCGGCGCTTCTGGTCCTCGGGGTCCGGGAAGCGAGGCGGACGCCAGTCGAGGAGAACGTCATCCGCGGCTACATCAAGCCGATGACGGGCTCGAACCTGCTCCTCTCGGACGCCTCGGGCCTCAGTCTGTCCCCCGACGGCCGCACCCTCGCCTACGTGGCCTCGACGCCCGACAGGAAATCCGTCCTGTGGATCCGCCCGATCGAGTCGCTGCGCGCGCAGCCCCTCGCGGGCACGAGCGGCGCCAAGTATCCGTTCTGGTCGCCGGACGGGCGATTCGTGGGCTTCTTCGCCGGAGGCAAGCTCAAGACCATCGAACCCTCGGGCGGTCCCGCCCTGGCGCTTTGCGATGCCGCCGACGGGCGCGGGGGCACCTGGAATCGCGACGGCATCATTCTCTTCGCTCCAAGCGTCAACTCCCCCATCCACCGCGTCTCTACCTCAGGCGGGGTGTCCGTTCCGGTCACGACGCTCGAGTTGTCGAAGAACGAGATCTCGCACCGCTGGCCGTATTTCCTGCCGGACGGCCGACATTTCCTCTTTCTGGCGGGAAGTGTCTTCACCTCCACGGAGAACCCCACCAACACGATCCTGCTGGGCTCGCTCGACTCGCACGAGACGCGCGGCCTGATGCGCACCCACGCCGGCGCCATCTACGCCTCGGGACACATTCTCTTCCTGCGACAGAACACCCTGATGGCCCAGCCGCTGGATCTCACGCGCCTGGAGCTCGCGGGGGACGCGGTGCCCGTGGCGGACCCGGTCCAGGAGGCCGAGATCTTCTCCAGGGGGCTGTTTTCGGCCTCCGAGAACGGGCGGCTCGCTTATGTGGAAGGCAGGGCCGGCGCGGAACGTCAGCTCGTGTGGTACGACCGGAGCGGGAAGCAGGTCGGAACGGTGCCGGGAAACGGCGCCTACGCCAGCCCGCGCATCTCCCCGGACGGGAAGCGGGTGCTCTTCTACCTCGATTCCGGAGGATATGACATCTGGACCTACGACATTGTGCGCGGCGTGAAGACACCGCAGACCTTCGGCTCGTCCTCCGCACAGGGGAATATCTTTCCCGTGTGGTCGCCCGATGGTAAACGGATCGCCTATACCTCCTATCACGACGGAAAGTACTTTCTCAGTCAGAAGGTCTCGGACGGCTCGAGCGAGGCCGAAGTCCTCCTCGAGGGAATCGATCGCTACAGGTTTCCGTCCGACTGGTCCCCGGATGGAAAGACCCTCATGTATCACGAAGGATCGCAGGGGGGCTGGTCGATCTGGGTGCTCCCGCTGACGGGTGACCGCAAGCCTCACCCGTTCCTGAAGATTCCGGTGAGCCTGCGCGACGCGACCTTCTCCCCCGACGGCAAATGGGTGGCGTACTGCTCGACCGAGTCGGGCGAGTACAAGGTCTACATCGCGCCCTTCCCCGGGCCCGGGGGAAAGTGGCTCGTCTCGTCAGGGGCGGGGTATTCGCCACGCTGGCGGCGCGACGGCCGGGAGATCTTCTACTTCTCTCCGGACAACGAAGTGATGGCCGTCGACGTGAAGCCCGCGGTCAACCTCGTCGAGGTCGGCACCGCCCATCCGCTCTTCGAGACCTTTTCGTACGGCGTGTTCGGCCGCTTCGATGTCACGCCCGACGGTCAACGGTTCATCGTCCCGTTCGAGCCCGGGGAGCCGGGCACGGCCATAACACTGGTCGTCAACTGGCCGGCCGATCTGAAGCGGTGA